A genomic segment from Tachypleus tridentatus isolate NWPU-2018 unplaced genomic scaffold, ASM421037v1 Hic_cluster_2, whole genome shotgun sequence encodes:
- the LOC143242488 gene encoding uncharacterized protein LOC143242488 — translation MIGRADIEGSKSDVAMNAWPPQASYPCGNFSDTSCLKLIMSKGSIGPAFAVRIRTENQDQASFCPFALREVSVLAELALGHLRYLLTDVPPQSNSPPDTVLGADRARRDGPALRTRNVDPAVRSPLHRVSKETMKVVVFQRRPQSDLPLMLHLSCLFTESD, via the coding sequence ATGATAGGAAGAGCCGACATCGAAGGATCAAAAAGCGACGTCGCTATGAACGCTTGGCCGCCACAAGCCAGTTATCCCTGTGGTAACTTTTCTGACACCTCttgcttaaaactcataatgtcAAAAGGATCGATAGGCCCCGCTTTCGCGGTCCGTATTCGTACTGAAAATCAAGATCAAGCAAGCTTTTGCCCTTTTGCTCTACGCGAGGTTTCTGTCCTCGCTGAGCTCGCCTTAGGACACCTGCGTTACCTTTTGACAGATGTACCGCCCCAGTCAAACTCCCCGCCTGACACTGTCCTCGGAGCAGATCGCGCCAGACGCGACGGCCCGGCACTTAGGACTAGAAACGTGGACCCTGCGGTCCGCTCTCCGCTTCACCGAGTCAGTAAAGAAACGATGAAAGTAGTGGTATTTCAACGGCGGCCGCAGAGCGACCTCCCACTTATGCTACACCTCTCATGTCTCTTCACAGAGTCAGACTAG